The Xenorhabdus doucetiae genome has a window encoding:
- a CDS encoding MFS transporter — protein MTGFLALMTETVPAGMLSQISEGLNISESMAGQFVTLYAIGSLIAAIPLTTATQGWRRRPLLLAVLSALFIFNTLTVLTSNYIFALATRLFAGMAGGLIWGMLAGYARRMASEPLKGRALAIAGVGAPLALSLGVPLGAFLGSLIGWRMTFGLLSLLTLGVMIWIRLFVPDYPGQSLEKRLSIRTVLQTPGVRSVFIVLTFWVLAHSILYTYIMPFLVPAGLSHRVDIILLIFGIFSVLGIWLVGILIDKYLRLLVLVSIGLFALVALGLGLAGTVPLVIYLSMAVWGITFGGAAPLLQTASADAAGSGADVAQSILVTVWNLSIAAGGILGGVLLDTQGVYSFPWTLFGLLVIGLVTTWLAKKHGFPIKI, from the coding sequence ATGACCGGCTTTTTAGCGCTTATGACAGAAACTGTTCCCGCAGGTATGTTGTCACAAATCAGTGAAGGATTAAATATTTCTGAGTCTATGGCGGGACAATTCGTTACACTATATGCAATAGGCTCACTTATCGCGGCTATCCCATTAACAACAGCCACCCAAGGTTGGCGACGTCGCCCACTTTTGCTTGCTGTTTTAAGTGCACTGTTCATTTTCAATACCCTGACTGTATTGACATCCAATTATATTTTTGCACTTGCTACCCGATTATTTGCGGGAATGGCAGGAGGGCTAATTTGGGGAATGTTGGCCGGATATGCTCGACGAATGGCATCAGAACCTTTGAAAGGAAGAGCCTTAGCTATTGCTGGTGTGGGAGCACCTTTGGCTCTTTCATTGGGCGTTCCTTTGGGGGCATTTCTTGGATCACTCATTGGTTGGCGCATGACATTTGGCCTTCTTTCATTACTTACCTTAGGAGTCATGATTTGGATTCGTCTATTCGTACCTGATTATCCTGGACAATCTTTAGAAAAACGGTTATCGATTAGAACCGTATTGCAAACACCAGGTGTACGATCAGTATTCATAGTACTTACTTTCTGGGTATTAGCACACAGTATACTTTATACTTATATCATGCCATTCCTTGTTCCAGCAGGGCTTTCCCATAGAGTTGACATAATTTTATTGATTTTCGGTATTTTCTCAGTTCTTGGTATATGGTTGGTGGGAATATTGATTGATAAATACCTACGATTACTTGTTTTGGTTAGCATAGGATTATTTGCTTTGGTGGCATTGGGGTTAGGATTAGCTGGAACTGTTCCCCTCGTGATATATTTATCTATGGCTGTATGGGGAATAACTTTTGGAGGAGCAGCCCCATTATTACAAACGGCTTCAGCTGATGCCGCTGGTTCAGGTGCAGATGTTGCTCAATCAATTCTGGTCACGGTCTGGAATTTATCGATAGCTGCGGGAGGGATATTGGGAGGAGTCTTGTTAGATACCCAAGGTGTTTATTCTTTTCCTTGGACTTTGTTTGGCTTGCTTGTAATTGGTTTAGTAACAACCTGGTTGGCTAAAAAACATGGATTTCCAATTAAAATATAG
- a CDS encoding formyltransferase family protein, with protein sequence MKLHKNYHCVIVGQGTLAIRCCQFLIELGINIDAILPLDSIFFSWSKKEGIKHLNTINELEVFVSDNYVEWLFSISNPIILDSKLLSNIKLGAFNYHDAPLPKYAGTHATSWAILALEKKYAVTWHEVISKVDAGNIVIQKNVEINQSDTALSLNMKCYHTAFEGFKNLIVLLDSDNIEYIKQDLSERSFFSNRKRPYSLACLQWNKSAEELSALVRGLYFGERYRNPLCMPKVYLMNTVGIVKSLEVLSNSSHEKPGFVVDISRDCWVITTATTDIRIEFMYLAGEYLRADIFAYQLDINVGNLLPNLSDSDSVSITQKHEDLVSYELFWVERLEFCKPLKSILTNQKYLNQDCAFDIYYNWNLYDEVVEFKSEERLWHILSALAIYLSLSNDVQNFHLAWKVGLFKNKNLDYSCFFSDNVPFEFCVNFDNSALDLYNFISIECDKVNKYKTFTKDIVFRYPQLRLAEFFHSKFIFGIDVINCENIENSLTSPELYEKTNSFLTMQIEPNKRAFRWISNLSMFDSFELRKMTNEIINIDRILLSNPSVPLKKLFS encoded by the coding sequence ATGAAATTACATAAAAATTACCATTGTGTGATTGTTGGACAAGGCACTTTAGCTATTAGGTGCTGTCAATTTTTAATTGAATTAGGTATTAATATTGATGCTATCCTCCCTTTGGATTCTATTTTTTTCTCATGGTCTAAAAAGGAGGGAATAAAACATTTAAATACTATTAATGAATTAGAGGTGTTCGTATCTGACAATTATGTTGAATGGTTGTTCTCTATATCAAATCCTATTATTTTGGATTCTAAATTATTAAGTAATATTAAATTAGGGGCTTTTAATTATCATGATGCACCATTGCCTAAGTATGCTGGAACTCATGCTACTTCATGGGCCATCTTGGCATTAGAGAAAAAATATGCAGTTACTTGGCATGAAGTTATTTCTAAGGTAGATGCTGGAAATATAGTTATACAAAAAAATGTGGAAATTAACCAATCAGACACTGCTCTTTCATTAAATATGAAATGTTATCATACAGCATTTGAAGGATTTAAAAATTTAATAGTTCTTCTTGATAGTGATAATATAGAATATATAAAACAAGATTTGTCAGAAAGGAGTTTCTTTTCAAATAGAAAACGCCCATATTCATTAGCTTGCTTACAGTGGAACAAATCAGCGGAAGAATTGTCAGCTTTAGTACGAGGATTATATTTTGGCGAACGTTATCGAAATCCATTATGTATGCCAAAAGTTTATTTAATGAATACTGTTGGAATAGTTAAGTCTCTTGAAGTACTTTCTAATTCTTCACATGAGAAACCCGGTTTTGTGGTTGATATTTCAAGAGATTGTTGGGTTATAACAACTGCGACTACAGATATTCGAATCGAGTTTATGTATTTGGCTGGAGAGTATCTTAGAGCTGATATTTTTGCTTATCAGCTTGATATAAATGTGGGGAACCTTTTACCTAATCTTAGTGATTCTGATTCAGTAAGTATAACACAGAAACATGAAGATTTAGTTTCTTATGAACTATTCTGGGTTGAACGCCTTGAATTTTGTAAACCACTAAAATCTATTTTAACGAATCAAAAATATCTTAATCAAGATTGTGCTTTTGATATCTATTATAACTGGAACTTATATGATGAGGTTGTTGAATTCAAAAGTGAAGAGAGATTGTGGCATATATTGAGTGCATTGGCTATATATTTATCATTATCTAATGATGTTCAAAATTTCCATTTGGCTTGGAAAGTTGGTTTATTTAAAAATAAAAACTTAGATTACTCTTGTTTTTTTTCTGACAATGTTCCTTTTGAATTTTGTGTTAATTTTGATAATTCTGCGCTTGATTTGTATAATTTTATTTCAATTGAATGTGACAAAGTGAACAAATATAAAACATTTACTAAAGATATAGTTTTTCGTTATCCTCAATTGAGATTGGCAGAGTTTTTTCATTCTAAATTTATTTTTGGGATTGATGTTATTAATTGTGAAAATATTGAAAATAGTCTAACAAGCCCTGAGTTGTACGAAAAAACAAATTCTTTTTTGACAATGCAAATAGAACCGAATAAAAGAGCTTTTCGTTGGATATCTAATTTATCAATGTTTGACAGTTTTGAACTGAGGAAAATGACAAATGAAATAATAAATATAGATAGAATTCTTTTATCTAACCCAAGTGTGCCTTTGAAGAAACTATTTTCTTAA
- a CDS encoding FeoC-like transcriptional regulator — protein sequence MINLLKIRDAVALNGRTDARSLSHQFSAPLPMMEAMLKQLVIMGKLEEVDTSSCLSGGCKQCPETQKCDTKAYQLAVKK from the coding sequence ATGATTAACCTGCTGAAAATCAGAGACGCGGTTGCCCTTAATGGGCGTACTGACGCAAGGTCATTGAGCCATCAGTTTTCAGCACCGCTGCCGATGATGGAAGCCATGCTCAAGCAGCTTGTCATAATGGGTAAACTGGAGGAAGTGGATACTTCCTCCTGCCTCAGCGGGGGCTGCAAGCAGTGCCCGGAAACGCAGAAATGTGATACTAAGGCGTATCAGCTTGCGGTGAAGAAATAG
- a CDS encoding LysR family transcriptional regulator — protein MDNLGVLEVFVRVSEARSFTAVGNQLGISSSAISKAIGRLEEKLRVRLFHRSTRIVTLTPEGTLFLKRCRRILDEIEEAKNELSKSQSLPYGKLKVSIPSIGIQFMTQFVEFSRQYPNIELEIDSTDSLVDLIEEGFDAVIRTGEPTDSRLMARVLGSYKRVLVASPDYFQKAGLPEKPEDLIKHTCMMYRYKSTGKLDIWPTSQYSQILQTERPIRMVTNTLEPLVSFTENGLGIACIPDLAIHGQLKTGKLVTVLDSFNHDITTCRILWPSGKYLSPKLRVFIDFMVENLFKN, from the coding sequence ATGGATAATCTTGGTGTTCTCGAAGTCTTTGTTCGTGTCAGTGAAGCAAGAAGTTTCACTGCGGTAGGTAACCAACTAGGTATATCATCTTCAGCTATTAGCAAAGCAATAGGTCGTCTTGAAGAAAAACTACGGGTGAGACTTTTTCATCGTTCCACGCGTATAGTAACTTTAACACCAGAAGGTACTCTATTTCTTAAACGTTGTCGGCGCATTCTTGATGAAATAGAAGAAGCAAAAAATGAACTTTCCAAGTCACAATCTTTGCCATATGGAAAATTAAAAGTGAGTATACCGTCAATTGGTATACAATTTATGACCCAGTTCGTAGAGTTTAGTCGGCAGTACCCCAACATTGAATTAGAAATAGACAGTACTGACAGTTTGGTGGATTTAATCGAAGAAGGGTTTGATGCTGTAATACGCACAGGAGAACCGACTGATTCACGATTAATGGCTCGTGTACTTGGTTCTTACAAAAGAGTTCTTGTTGCTTCCCCTGATTATTTCCAGAAAGCAGGACTTCCTGAAAAACCAGAAGATCTCATTAAACATACCTGTATGATGTATCGTTACAAGAGTACAGGAAAACTGGATATTTGGCCAACCAGTCAATATAGCCAAATCTTACAGACAGAAAGGCCTATAAGAATGGTGACTAATACTCTTGAGCCATTGGTTTCTTTTACGGAAAATGGGCTTGGTATCGCATGTATTCCTGATTTAGCTATTCATGGTCAACTAAAAACAGGAAAACTTGTCACTGTTTTGGATAGTTTTAATCATGATATAACAACGTGTAGAATACTTTGGCCTTCAGGAAAGTACTTATCACCCAAGCTGAGGGTATTTATCGATTTTATGGTAGAAAATTTATTTAAAAATTAA
- the feoA gene encoding ferrous iron transporter A — MVLIPERRYKILGFSPEISPAYRQKLLSLGMLPGSTFQVIRFAPLGDPIQIETRRVNLTLRKQDLAFLMLHEDLN; from the coding sequence ATGGTTCTTATTCCAGAACGTAGGTACAAAATTCTGGGATTTTCTCCAGAGATTAGCCCAGCTTACCGACAAAAATTATTGTCACTCGGCATGTTGCCGGGATCAACATTTCAAGTCATTCGCTTCGCTCCCTTAGGCGATCCAATACAAATCGAAACACGCAGAGTCAATCTGACTCTGCGTAAACAAGACTTAGCATTTCTCATGTTGCATGAAGATCTGAACTAA
- a CDS encoding Tex family protein — protein sequence MNESLSRIIAGELQAQPQQVQAAITLLDEGNTVPFIARYRKEATGGLDDTQLRQLESRLGYLRELSSRRQTILKSIEEQGKLTVELAEAINTTLSKTELEDLYLPYKPKRRTRGQTAIEAGLEPLADLLWQDPQQDPELAAAAYVDADKGVADTKAALDGARYILMERFAEDATLLAKVREYLWKHAHLVAKVVEGKEQEGAKFSDYFDYHEAIATVPSHRALAMFRGRNEGILQLSLNADPQFEEAPKESHCEQIITDHLNLRLNNAPADHWRKTVVNWTWRIKVLLHLETELMGTLREKAEDEAINVFARNLHDLLMAAPAGMRATMGLDPGLRTGVKVAVVDATGKLIATDTIYPHTGQENKAAAIVAALCTKHQVELVAIGNGTASRETERFFANVQKQYPDVTAQKVVVSEAGASVYSASELAAQEFPDLDVSLRGAVSIARRLQDPLAELVKIEPKSIGVGQYQHDVSQTQLAKKLDNVVEDCVNGVGVDLNTASVALLTRVAGLTRAVAQNIVNWRDENGRFDNRNQLLKVSRLGPKAFLQCAGFLRINQGDNPLDASTVHPEAYPVVEKILATTAQTLSELMGNSANLRNLNAQDFTTEKFGIPTVTDILKELEKPGRDPRPEFKTATFADGVETMNDLQTGMILEGTVTNVTNFGAFVDIGVHQDGLVHISSLSDRFVENPHTIVKTGDIVKVKVMDVDLNRKRIALTMRLDEQPGETQARRGSQGDNRQNDPSRNNRNSNGRNRQTSRSGSASVTNSAMSDALAAAFSKKR from the coding sequence ATGAATGAATCTTTAAGTCGAATCATTGCCGGTGAGCTACAGGCTCAGCCACAGCAAGTCCAAGCAGCCATTACCCTGCTCGATGAGGGAAATACCGTTCCCTTTATCGCCCGTTACCGTAAAGAGGCCACCGGTGGTCTGGATGATACACAGCTTCGCCAACTCGAAAGCCGTCTCGGTTATCTGCGCGAACTCTCCAGCCGCCGTCAAACTATCCTGAAATCGATTGAGGAACAGGGAAAGTTAACCGTTGAGCTTGCAGAAGCGATTAACACGACGTTAAGCAAGACTGAGTTGGAAGACCTGTACCTGCCCTATAAACCTAAACGCCGCACCCGCGGGCAAACGGCGATTGAAGCCGGATTGGAGCCGCTGGCCGATCTGCTGTGGCAAGATCCACAGCAAGACCCCGAACTGGCCGCCGCCGCCTATGTTGATGCTGACAAAGGTGTTGCGGATACCAAAGCGGCATTGGATGGCGCACGTTATATCCTGATGGAGCGTTTCGCCGAAGATGCGACCCTGCTGGCAAAAGTCCGTGAATATTTGTGGAAACATGCCCATTTGGTCGCCAAAGTTGTCGAGGGCAAAGAGCAAGAGGGAGCGAAATTCAGCGATTATTTCGATTACCATGAAGCCATCGCCACTGTGCCTTCCCACCGTGCCCTTGCCATGTTCCGTGGACGCAATGAAGGCATCCTGCAACTCTCTTTAAATGCTGATCCGCAATTTGAGGAAGCCCCTAAAGAGAGCCACTGTGAACAAATTATTACCGATCACCTTAACCTGCGCCTGAATAATGCCCCGGCTGACCATTGGCGCAAAACCGTGGTGAACTGGACATGGCGCATCAAAGTGCTGCTGCATCTGGAAACCGAACTGATGGGCACGCTGCGCGAAAAAGCCGAAGACGAAGCCATCAACGTTTTCGCCCGTAACCTGCATGATCTGCTGATGGCGGCACCTGCGGGGATGCGCGCCACAATGGGGCTTGATCCAGGTTTGCGTACCGGGGTAAAAGTCGCCGTGGTTGACGCGACGGGTAAACTGATTGCCACCGATACCATTTATCCGCATACCGGGCAGGAAAATAAAGCCGCGGCAATCGTCGCTGCCCTGTGCACCAAACATCAGGTGGAACTGGTTGCGATTGGCAATGGCACCGCATCCCGTGAAACAGAACGTTTCTTTGCCAACGTCCAGAAACAGTATCCTGACGTCACCGCCCAGAAAGTGGTTGTCAGCGAAGCAGGCGCTTCGGTCTATTCGGCTTCTGAATTGGCGGCGCAAGAATTCCCGGATCTGGATGTTTCCCTGCGTGGCGCGGTTTCCATCGCCCGCCGCCTGCAAGATCCGTTGGCTGAACTGGTGAAAATCGAACCTAAATCCATCGGTGTTGGTCAATACCAACATGATGTCAGCCAGACCCAACTTGCCAAAAAACTGGATAACGTCGTTGAAGACTGCGTCAACGGCGTCGGCGTTGACCTGAATACCGCGTCGGTCGCCTTGCTGACTCGCGTTGCTGGCCTGACTCGCGCGGTTGCCCAAAATATCGTTAACTGGCGCGATGAAAACGGTCGTTTCGACAACCGTAATCAATTATTGAAAGTGAGCCGTCTGGGACCCAAAGCCTTCCTGCAATGTGCGGGCTTCCTGCGCATCAATCAGGGTGATAACCCGCTGGACGCGTCAACCGTTCACCCGGAAGCTTATCCGGTGGTTGAGAAGATCCTGGCAACAACCGCGCAGACCCTGTCTGAACTGATGGGCAATTCTGCCAATCTGCGTAACTTGAACGCGCAGGATTTCACAACCGAAAAATTCGGTATTCCGACGGTGACTGACATCCTGAAAGAGCTGGAAAAACCGGGACGCGATCCACGTCCTGAATTCAAAACCGCCACCTTTGCCGATGGCGTTGAAACCATGAATGACCTGCAAACGGGCATGATTTTGGAAGGAACTGTCACTAACGTCACCAATTTCGGCGCCTTCGTCGATATCGGTGTCCATCAGGATGGTCTGGTGCATATCTCCTCGCTCTCCGATCGCTTTGTGGAAAATCCACATACCATCGTCAAAACAGGCGACATCGTGAAAGTGAAGGTGATGGATGTTGATCTCAACCGCAAGCGTATTGCACTGACCATGCGCCTTGATGAGCAACCCGGTGAAACACAAGCACGCCGCGGCTCTCAAGGTGACAACCGCCAGAATGACCCAAGCCGCAATAACCGCAACAGCAACGGCAGAAACCGCCAAACTTCGCGTTCAGGTTCTGCATCGGTAACCAACAGCGCCATGAGTGACGCATTAGCTGCGGCCTTTAGTAAAAAACGTTAA
- the feoB gene encoding Fe(2+) transporter permease subunit FeoB produces MKQLTIGLIGNPNAGKTTLFNQLTGSRQRVGNWAGVTVERKTGHFTTHDHQVDLVDLPGTYSLTTISEQTSIDEQIACHYILSGDADMLINVVDASNLERNLYLSLQLIELGIPCIIALNMLDIAESQRINIDIPALEKRLGCPVIPLVSTRATGIDTLKKTIDNYPQHFNPVQVDYPEALLQEISLLSGQITAQFKPQQRRWLALQVLEGDIYGREVAGLTHTQLTESQERLQKQQIEEPDLAIAGSRYQTISEICLAVIDIRTAIPNKLTQALDTVVLNRWLGLPVFLFVMYLMFVLAINIGGALQPIFDGASSAIFIDGMQWLGHTLHFPNWLTVFLAQGIGGGINTVLPLVPQIGMMYLFLSFLEDSGYMARAAFVMDRLMQAIGLPGKSFVPLIVGFGCNVPAVMGSRTLDAPRERLITIMMAPFMSCGARLAIFAVFAAAFFGKDGASIVFSLYILGIVIAILTGLLLKYTLMRGEASPFVMELPVYHVPHAKTLLLQTWQRLKGFVIRAGKVIVAASMLIGALNSFSFSGKTVDNINESALASVSKVLTPVLHPIGVHPDNWQATVGLITGAMAKEVVVGTLNTLYTAENLTQGPFNPDEFNLLDQLKGAVAETWDSLKDTFTLSALSNPIEASKGDGNMDRSSMGMMSTKFGSAISAYSYLIFVLLYVPCVSVMGAIARETSRGWMIFSILWGLNVAYSLSALFYQVTTFSAHPQSSLITIAAVILLNILIIIGLRRARSRVTVTFNNATDRSCECSDNSCH; encoded by the coding sequence ATGAAACAATTAACCATTGGCCTGATTGGTAATCCCAATGCCGGCAAAACAACGCTTTTTAATCAGCTCACTGGCTCCCGCCAACGAGTGGGAAACTGGGCTGGCGTTACGGTAGAACGCAAAACTGGCCACTTTACCACCCATGACCATCAAGTCGATCTTGTCGACTTGCCTGGTACTTATTCTCTCACCACGATTTCTGAGCAAACTTCCATTGATGAACAGATTGCCTGCCACTATATTCTCAGTGGTGACGCGGATATGTTAATCAATGTTGTTGATGCGTCGAATCTGGAGCGTAATCTTTATCTCTCACTGCAATTGATTGAACTGGGTATTCCCTGCATTATTGCGCTGAATATGCTGGATATTGCCGAAAGTCAACGCATCAATATTGATATTCCCGCATTGGAAAAACGCCTCGGCTGTCCGGTTATCCCGCTGGTTTCCACCCGTGCCACCGGCATCGATACCCTGAAAAAAACCATCGATAATTACCCGCAGCACTTTAACCCTGTACAGGTTGATTATCCTGAGGCGCTGTTGCAGGAAATTTCTCTCCTTTCCGGCCAGATCACAGCGCAATTTAAGCCACAACAGCGCCGCTGGCTGGCTTTGCAAGTCTTGGAAGGGGATATTTACGGCCGTGAGGTCGCTGGCCTGACCCACACCCAACTAACGGAAAGCCAAGAGCGCCTGCAAAAACAACAGATTGAAGAACCTGATCTCGCCATTGCAGGTTCACGCTATCAAACCATCAGTGAAATTTGTCTGGCAGTTATTGATATCCGCACGGCCATACCGAACAAACTGACCCAAGCGTTAGATACCGTTGTCCTGAACCGCTGGCTGGGTCTGCCTGTTTTCCTGTTTGTCATGTACCTGATGTTTGTGCTCGCCATTAATATTGGTGGTGCCTTACAGCCTATCTTTGACGGCGCTTCTTCCGCCATTTTCATCGATGGCATGCAATGGCTTGGCCATACGCTCCATTTCCCGAACTGGCTGACGGTATTCCTTGCCCAAGGCATTGGTGGCGGCATCAATACGGTACTGCCGCTGGTTCCCCAAATTGGCATGATGTACCTGTTCCTCTCCTTTCTGGAAGACTCCGGTTACATGGCGAGGGCGGCATTTGTCATGGACAGGCTGATGCAGGCCATCGGATTGCCGGGTAAATCTTTTGTGCCCTTGATTGTTGGCTTTGGTTGTAACGTCCCTGCCGTGATGGGGTCAAGGACGCTGGATGCTCCTCGTGAGCGTTTGATTACCATTATGATGGCGCCGTTTATGTCCTGCGGGGCAAGGTTGGCGATCTTTGCCGTCTTTGCTGCGGCTTTCTTCGGCAAAGATGGCGCCAGCATCGTTTTCTCCCTGTATATATTGGGGATTGTCATTGCTATCCTGACGGGGCTGCTGCTCAAATACACCCTGATGCGTGGTGAAGCCTCGCCTTTTGTCATGGAACTGCCGGTCTATCACGTTCCCCATGCCAAAACCCTGCTGCTCCAGACATGGCAAAGGCTGAAAGGTTTTGTGATACGTGCGGGTAAAGTGATTGTCGCTGCGAGCATGTTGATTGGTGCCCTGAACAGTTTCTCTTTCTCCGGTAAGACCGTGGACAATATCAACGAATCGGCGCTGGCTTCCGTCAGTAAAGTGCTCACTCCTGTCTTGCATCCCATTGGTGTACATCCCGATAACTGGCAAGCAACCGTCGGGCTGATTACCGGCGCGATGGCGAAAGAAGTGGTGGTGGGCACCCTGAATACGCTATATACCGCCGAAAACCTTACGCAAGGGCCATTTAACCCCGATGAGTTCAATCTGCTGGATCAACTCAAAGGTGCGGTCGCAGAAACCTGGGATAGCCTGAAAGACACCTTTACCTTAAGTGCTCTTTCTAACCCGATTGAAGCCAGCAAAGGTGACGGCAATATGGATCGCAGTTCGATGGGAATGATGAGCACCAAATTTGGCTCTGCCATTTCCGCTTACAGTTACCTGATTTTCGTCCTGCTGTACGTGCCTTGTGTTTCTGTCATGGGTGCCATTGCCCGTGAAACCAGCCGTGGCTGGATGATATTCTCCATTCTGTGGGGATTGAACGTCGCTTATTCGCTGTCAGCCCTGTTTTATCAAGTGACAACGTTTTCCGCTCACCCACAAAGTAGCTTAATCACCATTGCTGCCGTGATCCTGCTTAACATTCTGATCATTATTGGCTTACGCCGTGCACGCAGCCGAGTCACTGTCACGTTTAACAACGCGACTGACCGTAGCTGCGAATGCTCAGACAATAGCTGCCACTAA